In Brienomyrus brachyistius isolate T26 chromosome 19, BBRACH_0.4, whole genome shotgun sequence, one DNA window encodes the following:
- the riox1 gene encoding ribosomal oxygenase 1 yields the protein MEKTRVSAFALYQTVLEKDQSSLKVAHKKKKHNENARISKSSKKTKRKQTSTLVVRDVEEQIAKLEPPHSSALEVSHLLASRKGVEGPALDTLLVDLAKIQSSRERANRLFDWLIHPVPAQSFFREMWEKKPALIRRHNPEYYNGLFSTMEFDRILREDDVQFGVNLDVTSYTNGQRETHNPPGRALPFAVWDFYKRGCSLRMLNPQSFSSTVWNVLSILQERFGSMAGANVYLTPPGTQGFAPHYDDIEAFIIQLEGKKHWRLYKPRSEEEVLPVLSSPNFSQSEIGEPILEVVLEAGDLLYFPRGFVHQGDCLPDDHSLHITISSYQKNSWGDLLHKLVPAALEMAMEEDVEFRKGLPLDYLTYMGVQNSDKEDPRRAQFTEHLLSLIKKLTSYAPVDAAVDQKAKEFLHDCLPPLLTPEEKACSVQGAPTRWEGGQALQVKAHIKAQTKIRLIRDGIARLCSEGDAVFLHHSVDNSRVYHKEEPKCFEINPEHTDGVEFLIRSSPKFVSVGSLPCDTIEDKLSLAELLFEKGLVQTSGALLFS from the exons ATGGAGAAAACACGTGTGTCTGCTTTTGCGCTATACCAGACAGTTTTAGAAAAAGATCAGTCTTCATTAAAG GTTgcacacaagaaaaaaaagcataacgaGAATGCTCGGATTTCTAAATCAAGTAAGAAAACAAAGAGAAAGCAGACTTCCACACTCGTTGTGAGAGACGTGGAAGAACAGATCGCAAAGTTGGAACCG CCCCATTCTTCTGCTCTGGAGGTGTCACATCTACTGGCGAGCAGAAAGGGGGTTGAAGGGCCAGCCCTGGACACCTTGCTGGTGGATCTGGCAAAGATTCAGAGCAGCAGGGAGAGGGCCAACCGGCTCTTTGACTGGCTGATCCACCCTGTCCCCGCCCAGAGCTTCTTCAG AGAGATGTGGGAGAAGAAGCCAGCTTTAATCAGACGTCATAATCCCGAGTATTACAACGGCCTGTTTTCTACCATGGAGTTCGATCGGATTTTAAGAGAA GATGATGTTCAGTTTGGAGTGAACCTGGACGTCACAAGTTACACTAATGGCCAGAGAGAGACCCACAACCCCCCCGGGAGAGCTCTGCCTTTCGCTGTCTGGGACTTCTACAAG CGTGGCTGCTCCCTTCGCATGCTGAACCCCCAGTCCTTCTCGTCCACCGTGTGGAACGTGCTCTCCATCCTTCAGGAGCGATTTGGCTCCATGGCCGGCGCCAACGT GTACCTGACGCCTCCAGGAACGCAGGGATTTGCTCCCCACTACGACGACATCGAGGCCTTCATCATCCAGCTGGAGGGCAAGAAGCACTGGCGGCTTTATAAGCCCAG GTCCGAGGAAGAAGTGCTTCCTGTGCTCTCCAGCC CCAACTTCAGCCAATCGGAGATCGGCGAGCCAATCTTGGAGGTGGTACTGGAGGCTGGCGACCTCCTGTACTTCCCCCGCGGTTTTGTCCACCAAGGGGACTGTCTCCCCGATGATCACTCGCTTCACATCACCATTTCTTCTTACCAGAAAAACAGCTGGGGTGACCTTCTGCACAAG CTTGTTCCAGCTGCCTTGGAAATGGCCATGGAGGAGGATGTGGAATTTCGAAAGGGGTTGCCGCTGGATTATCTGACCTACATGGGGGTTCAGAACTCCGACAAG GAGGACCCGCGCAGAGCCCAGTTCACAGAGCACTTGCTGAGCCTCATAAAGAAGCTAACCAGTTATGCCCCGGTGGACGCCGCGGTCGACCAGAAGGCCAAGGAGTTCCTGCATGACTGCCTGCCCCCATTGCTCACCCCAG AGGAAAAAGCCTGCAGTGTGCAGGGAGCTCCAACCAGATGGGAAGGTGGGCAGGCCCTGCAGGTGAAGGCACACATAAAAGCTCAGACCAAAATCCGGCTGATTCGGGATGGAATTGCCAG GTTATGCAGTGAGGGAGACGCAGTCTTTCTGCATCATTCTGTGGATAATTCCAGGGTTTACCACAAGGAGGAGCCAAAGTGCTTTGAAATAAACCCTGAG CACACGGATGGCGTGGAGTTCCTGATCCGCTCCTCTCCCAAATTTGTCTCCGTTGGCAGTTTGCCATGCGACACCATCGAAGACAAG CTGTCCCTGGCAGAGCTGCTGTTTGAGAAAGGACTGGTCCAGACTTCCGGGGCCTTGCTGTTCTCATGA